A single region of the Candidatus Sysuiplasma acidicola genome encodes:
- a CDS encoding 50S ribosomal protein L44e: MKMPKIIKAYCPYCKGHTPHDVERVRKRKASEMRAGQRRFRRVTSGYGGFPRPKPEGREKPTKRLALRYRCKTCKKAYPISGFRARKFELTE; the protein is encoded by the coding sequence TTGAAGATGCCGAAGATTATCAAAGCTTACTGCCCATATTGCAAGGGCCATACACCGCACGATGTAGAGCGCGTAAGGAAGAGAAAAGCATCTGAAATGCGCGCAGGTCAGAGGCGGTTCAGGCGTGTTACCAGCGGTTATGGTGGTTTTCCGAGGCCCAAGCCGGAGGGCAGGGAAAAGCCTACAAAGAGACTGGCCCTCAGGTACCGGTGCAAGACGTGCAAGAAAGCGTATCCGATATCAGGCTTCAGGGCGAGAAAGTTCGAACTTACGGAGTGA
- the rpiA gene encoding ribose-5-phosphate isomerase RpiA, translated as MAAETAAAESVSDGMVVGLGTGRTANYAIRKLASMASSGISLICIPTSDATSLLARKLGLTVSTMDEYPDITVTIDGADEVDPSLNLIKGRGGALLREKIVASASKMEVIVADEAKIVKFLGMKEPLPVEIVRFGYRSTMASLTTLGCEPVLRAEGGKPFVTDSTNYIADCRFGRIDDPAGLNAKINTIPGVVENGLFAGIASVVYVGGANGVRIMRK; from the coding sequence ATGGCCGCGGAAACTGCAGCTGCCGAATCGGTCAGTGACGGTATGGTGGTCGGACTTGGAACAGGCAGAACGGCCAATTACGCAATACGCAAACTCGCCTCTATGGCATCCTCCGGCATCAGTCTGATATGTATTCCCACTTCCGACGCAACATCATTGCTTGCCCGAAAACTGGGGCTCACCGTTTCGACAATGGATGAATACCCCGATATCACCGTGACCATAGACGGGGCAGATGAAGTCGATCCGTCGTTGAACCTGATCAAGGGCCGCGGCGGCGCACTCCTCAGGGAGAAAATCGTAGCCAGTGCAAGCAAAATGGAAGTCATAGTCGCGGACGAAGCGAAAATAGTGAAATTTCTTGGCATGAAAGAGCCATTGCCGGTGGAGATAGTGAGATTCGGATACAGAAGCACCATGGCCAGCCTCACTACGCTTGGATGCGAACCGGTGCTGCGTGCAGAGGGCGGCAAACCTTTTGTTACGGACAGCACTAATTATATCGCAGACTGCCGTTTCGGCAGGATCGACGATCCTGCCGGTCTGAATGCAAAGATCAACACTATACCAGGCGTGGTCGAAAATGGCCTTTTTGCCGGTATTGCCTCTGTCGTTTACGTTGGCGGTGCAAACGGCGTCAGAATCATGAGAAAATGA
- a CDS encoding proteasome assembly chaperone family protein: protein MDDILVKLMEKPQLKDPIFIEGLPGVGNVGKLAAEHLIEQLNGVKFAEIVSKYFPPQVLVRDDGLVRLVSNEMFYVRREDFDNDLVFLVGDYQGISPEGQYMLSDRVLSIVDGLGVRRIFTLGGYGIGKMVEKPRVLGAATDLELVEEMKSLGVVFSRGEPGSGIVGASGLLLGLGLNYGMRSVCLMGETSGYLADPRAAEAVLNVLVKIVKVKIDFESLRHKAQQIDQITARIRDIESQQGQEQQGERREDLGYIG, encoded by the coding sequence CTGGACGACATACTTGTAAAGCTGATGGAGAAGCCGCAGTTGAAGGATCCGATTTTCATTGAGGGACTCCCCGGCGTCGGAAACGTGGGCAAACTCGCTGCGGAGCATCTCATTGAACAGCTGAACGGTGTCAAATTCGCTGAAATTGTGTCAAAATATTTTCCGCCTCAGGTGCTCGTCAGGGACGACGGCCTGGTACGGCTGGTTTCGAACGAAATGTTCTACGTAAGACGGGAAGATTTTGACAACGATCTGGTATTTCTTGTGGGTGATTACCAGGGCATTTCACCCGAAGGTCAGTATATGCTTTCGGACAGAGTGCTGTCGATTGTTGATGGGCTTGGTGTTCGCCGGATATTCACGCTCGGCGGCTACGGCATAGGCAAGATGGTTGAAAAACCAAGAGTGCTGGGAGCTGCAACCGATCTGGAACTCGTGGAGGAGATGAAGTCTCTCGGTGTCGTCTTTTCCAGGGGGGAGCCGGGAAGCGGCATTGTAGGTGCAAGCGGTCTGCTGCTCGGTCTTGGCCTCAACTACGGAATGCGAAGCGTATGTCTTATGGGCGAGACATCCGGTTATCTCGCGGATCCCAGAGCTGCAGAAGCCGTGTTGAATGTTCTGGTAAAAATCGTGAAGGTCAAGATAGATTTCGAGTCACTCAGACACAAGGCGCAACAGATTGATCAGATTACGGCAAGGATCAGGGATATAGAGAGTCAGCAGGGGCAGGAACAGCAGGGAGAGCGGAGAGAAGATCTCGGTTACATAGGGTAG
- a CDS encoding ribbon-helix-helix protein, CopG family, with translation MEKITIRLPPRYLQALDFLVKVDDFPSRSEAIRSAVRDMIYQRVDTVMDKLKRLSEADKTLAEMEEFERKFLAK, from the coding sequence CTGGAGAAAATCACAATAAGGTTGCCCCCCCGCTATCTTCAGGCGCTTGACTTTCTGGTCAAGGTCGATGATTTCCCTTCCCGTTCCGAAGCTATTCGAAGTGCGGTCAGAGATATGATCTACCAGCGTGTTGACACAGTCATGGACAAGCTCAAGAGATTGTCCGAAGCCGACAAGACACTCGCTGAAATGGAGGAATTCGAAAGAAAATTCCTCGCGAAGTGA
- a CDS encoding 30S ribosomal protein S27e, translating into MQEVKKRARFVVVKCPDCSTEQIVFERASTVVACKICGSTLATPTGGTAKFKAQILRSADNAAQS; encoded by the coding sequence ATGCAGGAAGTGAAGAAGAGAGCCAGATTTGTGGTTGTGAAGTGCCCTGACTGCAGTACCGAGCAGATAGTGTTCGAGCGTGCTTCAACTGTTGTTGCATGCAAGATTTGCGGAAGCACGCTTGCGACGCCGACAGGCGGAACGGCCAAGTTCAAGGCCCAGATTTTGAGGTCCGCAGACAATGCCGCCCAGTCCTGA
- a CDS encoding translation initiation factor IF-2 subunit alpha, with translation MPPSPEYPEEGELVVSTVQGVKNFGAFVALDEYGNREGFIHVSEIATGWVKYIRDYVKEGQKIVCKVIEVDRSKGHVNLSLKQVNDHQRREKIQLWKNENKARKLLDILAERIGEEPKKFYEEVGVRLIEEFSSLYSALEATAADTSVLKKAGFTGKWVAQFELMATENISPASVRIDGMLEISSPKSNGIDDIKSALTEGVRSGEDFEVTVQYIGAPKYRLLVTAGDYKKAEDEIKKSADHIVKAVTKLGGTGKFTRSQ, from the coding sequence ATGCCGCCCAGTCCTGAATATCCTGAAGAGGGGGAGCTCGTAGTTTCCACTGTCCAGGGTGTGAAGAATTTCGGAGCATTTGTCGCTCTTGATGAGTATGGCAACCGGGAGGGCTTCATACATGTCAGCGAAATTGCAACAGGCTGGGTCAAGTACATACGTGATTATGTCAAGGAAGGGCAGAAAATCGTCTGCAAAGTCATCGAGGTTGACAGGAGCAAGGGACACGTAAACCTGAGCCTCAAGCAGGTCAACGATCATCAGCGAAGAGAAAAAATTCAGCTGTGGAAAAACGAAAACAAGGCGAGAAAACTTCTCGACATTCTCGCGGAAAGAATCGGCGAAGAACCGAAGAAGTTCTACGAAGAAGTCGGGGTAAGACTCATCGAAGAGTTTTCTTCGCTCTATTCTGCTCTGGAAGCCACTGCGGCCGATACCTCCGTACTGAAAAAAGCCGGGTTTACAGGAAAGTGGGTAGCCCAGTTTGAACTGATGGCTACCGAGAATATATCACCTGCATCTGTCAGGATTGACGGCATGCTCGAGATATCCTCTCCCAAATCGAATGGCATCGACGACATAAAGAGCGCACTAACCGAGGGAGTGAGAAGCGGCGAGGATTTCGAAGTCACTGTTCAGTATATAGGTGCACCAAAGTACCGCCTCCTGGTCACAGCAGGGGACTACAAGAAGGCCGAAGATGAGATCAAAAAGAGCGCGGATCACATCGTCAAAGCGGTAACGAAACTAGGCGGCACGGGCAAATTCACAAGGAGCCAGTAG
- a CDS encoding ribosome biogenesis protein, with translation MRSIILKCPACGVYTMSEICRNDGQKTKSSIPMRFTPDDRYAKYRRALMEQSVKEE, from the coding sequence GTGAGAAGCATAATATTGAAATGTCCGGCCTGTGGAGTGTACACCATGTCTGAAATTTGCCGGAATGACGGTCAGAAAACGAAGAGTTCAATACCGATGAGATTCACTCCCGACGACAGATATGCAAAATACAGAAGAGCGCTTATGGAACAATCCGTAAAGGAGGAATAG
- a CDS encoding ArsR family transcriptional regulator: protein MPSRGFSKQDEQLVDYLVNTGMAKNIAKTLIFLKRKNETTAVEIETSTALRQPEVSIAMQELRRRKWVIKRDIKKEGKGRPVHSYRLAMPFDSIIKQIEEQESRRIQSIESNLKNLREFSSR from the coding sequence ATGCCGAGCAGAGGTTTCAGCAAACAGGATGAGCAGCTTGTTGATTATTTAGTGAACACTGGCATGGCGAAAAATATCGCCAAGACGCTCATATTTTTGAAGAGAAAGAACGAGACTACGGCCGTGGAGATAGAGACTTCGACGGCACTGAGACAACCGGAAGTTTCGATAGCGATGCAGGAACTGAGAAGGCGCAAATGGGTGATAAAAAGAGACATCAAGAAGGAGGGAAAAGGAAGACCGGTTCACTCATACAGGCTTGCAATGCCCTTTGATTCCATCATAAAGCAGATTGAAGAACAGGAATCCAGGAGGATTCAGAGCATCGAGTCAAACCTTAAGAACCTCAGAGAATTCAGCTCCCGTTGA